One Deltaproteobacteria bacterium genomic window carries:
- the sixA gene encoding phosphohistidine phosphatase SixA has protein sequence MEIYLMQHGPALPKDQDPEEGLNPEGEARIHASGQALKKMGVPFDAILSSPKKRSKQTAAIVAEEVGFPLEKIVETPKVKAMTPPEETIQALSELSGAKRVLIAGHLPSVAEVASFLLTQDAKAAVQFEMGGCCRIDVDELPTHSGRLRWYLIPDQLKLIAT, from the coding sequence ATGGAAATCTATCTCATGCAACACGGCCCTGCCCTGCCAAAGGACCAGGACCCAGAGGAAGGGCTAAACCCTGAGGGGGAAGCAAGGATTCATGCCAGTGGCCAGGCCCTTAAAAAGATGGGCGTGCCCTTTGATGCGATTTTGTCAAGTCCCAAGAAGCGCTCCAAGCAGACAGCAGCCATTGTGGCAGAAGAAGTCGGATTTCCTTTGGAAAAAATCGTCGAAACACCAAAGGTTAAAGCCATGACACCGCCTGAAGAGACGATTCAGGCATTGTCCGAGCTTTCAGGTGCGAAGCGTGTGCTCATTGCAGGACACCTCCCATCGGTGGCTGAGGTGGCATCCTTCTTGCTCACACAGGACGCTAAGGCAGCAGTGCAGTTTGAGATGGGTGGGTGCTGCCGAATTGACGTTGACGAACTGCCCACACACTCGGGCCGCCTTCGGTGGTACTTGATCCCTGATCAGCTCAAACTGATTGCCACCTAG
- a CDS encoding YjbQ family protein, whose translation MKNYRKELWFNVPTRRAFVNITPQVKECLRESGIREGLVLVNAMHITASVFINDDESGLHHDYDVWLEKLAPHEPVSQYRHNVGEDNADAHMKRQIMGREVVVAVTDGKLDFGTWEQIFYGEFDGRRKKRALVKIIGE comes from the coding sequence ATGAAAAATTATCGAAAAGAGCTTTGGTTCAACGTGCCAACAAGACGAGCCTTTGTCAACATCACCCCACAGGTTAAGGAATGCCTCAGAGAAAGTGGCATCAGAGAGGGCCTTGTGCTAGTAAACGCCATGCACATAACGGCTTCCGTGTTTATAAACGATGACGAATCCGGACTACACCACGACTATGATGTGTGGTTGGAGAAATTGGCGCCCCATGAGCCTGTCTCACAGTACAGGCATAATGTGGGTGAAGACAATGCAGACGCCCACATGAAAAGACAGATCATGGGCAGGGAGGTTGTCGTAGCGGTCACAGACGGAAAACTGGACTTCGGGACCTGGGAACAGATTTTCTATGGCGAGTTTGATGGTCGAAGGAAAAAGAGGGCGCTGGTTAAGATTATCGGTGAATGA
- a CDS encoding PDZ domain-containing protein: MKTGRRLILCTIAMVFCAAVLGLHAESLQATGGKDNELAWLGVSVGKVEAKDERKFDLRPGKGVLVTVVADDSPADKVDLEAGDIILSLDGAKIKSPGHFYRMIRRKNPGDTILLEVIHDGKKKRLKVALGAHDGDEDPFEFFRRWPRMFWSVWDDRPYMGVILQDLNEDLAGYFGVEPGEGVLISDVEEGSPAKEAGLKSGDILTRIEGEKVGSSDDVRDILRDYAPGDEIEVTMIRSEKKSKAKVKLRQSRFQEDLDSLKEFWKKLERQRDILQRELHRLREWVGVNGGA, encoded by the coding sequence ATGAAAACAGGAAGACGCCTGATTTTATGCACCATAGCAATGGTTTTCTGTGCCGCTGTGTTGGGCCTTCATGCGGAATCCCTCCAGGCTACCGGAGGCAAGGACAATGAGCTTGCCTGGCTGGGGGTTTCCGTGGGGAAGGTCGAAGCCAAGGATGAAAGGAAGTTTGATCTGCGTCCCGGCAAAGGCGTGCTGGTCACGGTAGTGGCAGACGATTCGCCTGCCGATAAGGTGGACTTGGAAGCAGGAGACATCATTCTTTCTTTGGATGGAGCAAAAATAAAGAGTCCCGGACATTTCTATAGGATGATCCGCAGGAAAAACCCTGGTGACACCATTCTGCTGGAGGTCATTCATGATGGCAAGAAGAAAAGGTTAAAAGTCGCATTAGGGGCCCATGACGGAGACGAAGATCCTTTTGAGTTTTTCAGGCGATGGCCACGAATGTTCTGGTCTGTCTGGGACGATAGACCTTACATGGGGGTTATTTTACAGGATTTGAATGAAGACCTGGCCGGATATTTCGGGGTGGAGCCTGGTGAGGGCGTGCTGATTAGTGACGTGGAGGAAGGAAGTCCGGCAAAGGAAGCAGGTTTGAAGTCGGGAGACATCTTGACACGGATAGAAGGTGAGAAAGTGGGGTCCTCAGATGATGTGCGGGACATTTTGAGGGATTACGCCCCTGGGGACGAAATTGAAGTGACGATGATTCGCTCTGAAAAGAAGAGCAAAGCCAAAGTCAAGTTGAGGCAGTCTCGTTTTCAGGAGGACTTGGACAGCCTGAAAGAGTTTTGGAAAAAACTTGAAAGACAAAGGGATATCCTCCAACGCGAGCTGCATCGTTTGCGCGAATGGGTGGGGGTCAATGGAGGTGCATGA
- a CDS encoding YjbQ family protein, with translation MSATVVYCDSLEVSLAIGPDIVEITGQLSSMARRAGIKNGTLHASVIGSTGSLTTIEYEPGVVEDLKRAITRLAPPGMEYEHEKAWHDGNGHSHVQAALLGPSLVIPVRKCALALGTWQQVVVINHDNRPRQRSIEVTVIGT, from the coding sequence ATGAGCGCTACGGTTGTATATTGTGATAGCCTGGAAGTTTCCTTGGCCATCGGACCAGACATTGTGGAGATCACTGGCCAGCTCTCTTCAATGGCCCGGAGGGCCGGCATAAAAAATGGCACTCTACATGCCTCTGTTATTGGCTCAACAGGGTCACTCACAACGATTGAGTATGAGCCTGGCGTTGTTGAAGATCTGAAAAGGGCTATCACGCGACTCGCGCCTCCGGGCATGGAGTATGAGCACGAAAAGGCGTGGCATGATGGCAATGGCCACAGCCACGTGCAGGCAGCCTTGCTGGGTCCTTCGCTTGTAATTCCAGTGCGCAAGTGCGCATTGGCCCTTGGAACGTGGCAGCAGGTTGTGGTCATCAACCACGACAACCGCCCACGCCAAAGGTCGATAGAGGTCACGGTGATTGGCACGTAG
- a CDS encoding GGDEF domain-containing protein, whose protein sequence is MSSSKHKVDPAVPLTNQPPQIIQGASISTRKVQTLTDILRLLEKDKAISVWLDSGKNRNPELFAILADELSDSERKALTQVTDVVVHTRENLAKRVAELEKENKSLRSLSLTDGLTDLYNYRFFAKQLEVEMARTRRTGQPCSLMMTDLDDFKLLNDTLGHDEGNKFLVKVSEVIGEKLRPTDILCRYGGDEFAVIMPATTLFDALRIAQRLRESVVMIPAKLDNPFSVSIGLAEYDPSCGQEMSVFVNMADKALYRAKEGGKNRVCYEGKLPEVGKVAPVTQDERAILLRRDDKKGR, encoded by the coding sequence ATGTCTTCTTCAAAGCATAAAGTGGATCCGGCCGTGCCTTTGACGAACCAACCTCCTCAGATAATTCAGGGGGCGTCAATCTCTACCCGAAAGGTTCAAACCCTTACCGATATCCTTCGTCTCCTTGAAAAAGATAAGGCCATATCAGTGTGGTTGGACTCGGGCAAGAATCGGAACCCGGAACTATTTGCTATCCTGGCAGATGAACTCTCCGATTCTGAGAGGAAAGCCCTTACACAGGTTACCGACGTCGTTGTTCACACCCGGGAAAATTTGGCAAAAAGGGTCGCGGAGCTTGAGAAAGAAAACAAGTCCCTGAGGTCTTTGAGCCTCACTGACGGACTCACCGACCTTTACAATTATCGTTTTTTTGCTAAACAGCTTGAGGTTGAGATGGCTCGAACCAGACGGACGGGCCAGCCTTGCTCGCTTATGATGACAGACTTGGATGACTTTAAACTCTTGAACGACACTCTGGGCCACGATGAGGGAAACAAATTTTTGGTGAAGGTATCGGAAGTAATAGGCGAAAAGCTGAGGCCGACGGATATCCTGTGCCGATATGGAGGCGATGAATTCGCGGTGATTATGCCGGCTACCACCTTGTTTGACGCTTTGCGTATCGCTCAAAGGCTGAGGGAGTCGGTTGTCATGATACCGGCAAAGCTGGACAACCCCTTTTCTGTCAGTATAGGACTGGCAGAGTATGATCCATCTTGCGGACAAGAAATGAGTGTTTTTGTTAACATGGCCGATAAGGCGCTTTACAGGGCCAAGGAAGGCGGCAAGAACAGGGTTTGTTACGAAGGAAAGCTCCCGGAAGTCGGCAAGGTGGCGCCTGTGACTCAGGACGAGAGAGCCATTCTCCTTAGGAGGGATGACAAGAAGGGACGATAA
- a CDS encoding MinD/ParA family protein, translating to MQSKEPVITSIASGKGGVGKTFITANLAACLVRKGRKVLVVDCDLGLANMDILLGITPMFTLQDVVFGDQTIQDVITSTKAGFDLLPASSGVKEMGQLLYEKIQMIKSALSSIFPNYDEVLLDTGAGISEVVLQFSLFAPRNIIVLNKEPTSLTDAYAVIKVMHQRFDRTSFGIIVNSARDEKEADRLFGHIDTVCRDFLGISLHYLGHIVSDEAIPGSIVNQKILVQTHPNSRVGINCFNIARAASNWKPQAVATEGPAAK from the coding sequence ATGCAGTCAAAAGAGCCTGTTATCACCTCTATTGCAAGCGGAAAAGGAGGTGTGGGAAAAACGTTCATTACTGCCAACCTCGCAGCTTGCCTTGTGAGGAAGGGAAGAAAAGTCCTTGTGGTGGACTGTGATTTGGGCCTTGCCAATATGGATATCCTCCTGGGGATCACGCCTATGTTTACACTGCAAGATGTGGTTTTCGGAGACCAGACTATTCAAGATGTGATCACTTCCACCAAGGCGGGGTTTGACCTGCTTCCGGCCAGTTCCGGCGTGAAGGAGATGGGCCAACTGCTTTACGAGAAGATCCAGATGATAAAGAGCGCTCTTAGCTCCATTTTTCCAAATTATGATGAGGTCCTTCTGGATACTGGCGCAGGGATCTCGGAGGTCGTGCTTCAGTTTAGTCTATTTGCCCCCAGGAATATCATTGTGCTGAACAAAGAGCCGACCAGTTTGACAGACGCCTATGCAGTCATCAAGGTCATGCACCAGCGGTTTGACAGGACATCCTTTGGGATCATTGTCAATTCAGCAAGGGACGAAAAGGAAGCGGATCGGCTTTTCGGCCATATTGATACGGTCTGCAGGGACTTCTTGGGCATTTCCTTGCACTATCTCGGCCACATTGTCAGCGACGAGGCAATCCCGGGGTCTATTGTGAACCAGAAGATTTTGGTACAGACCCACCCGAACTCCAGGGTTGGAATCAATTGCTTCAACATTGCCAGAGCCGCTTCCAACTGGAAGCCACAAGCCGTGGCCACAGAGGGGCCTGCGGCTAAATAG
- a CDS encoding dinitrogenase iron-molybdenum cofactor biosynthesis protein — protein MELCFAFSTDDGEDMIKEHAGQAKFFDVYKFSDGEATFLGRRDNSKYKGDEAMKHGDPKKAKATMEALKNVDVLVARVYGPNLPRLLKKFLCVVIRTKKITDAIEIVKENMGKIQDEYQKGESRKHLVLTA, from the coding sequence ATGGAACTATGCTTTGCTTTTAGCACTGATGATGGGGAGGACATGATCAAGGAGCACGCGGGCCAGGCCAAGTTTTTTGACGTCTACAAGTTTTCCGACGGGGAAGCCACGTTTCTGGGAAGAAGGGACAATTCGAAGTACAAGGGCGATGAGGCCATGAAGCACGGTGATCCGAAAAAGGCAAAGGCGACCATGGAGGCGTTGAAAAATGTAGATGTATTGGTAGCCAGGGTGTATGGCCCGAATTTGCCAAGGCTGTTGAAGAAGTTCCTCTGTGTCGTTATTAGGACCAAGAAGATCACTGATGCGATTGAAATCGTGAAAGAAAACATGGGAAAGATTCAGGATGAATACCAAAAGGGCGAATCACGAAAGCACTTGGTTTTAACGGCATAG
- a CDS encoding transglycosylase SLT domain-containing protein, translated as MRALLFSSRLTVLLMALTFLMVAPPSSAFPAQEGAYLVFHNFSPPESLTLCGEPMPLENRRVWEMLDREFTITVWDRAQVFMWLKRSGRYFPYVERRLAEEGMPDDLKYLAVAESSLLTHARSSDGARGPWQLMTRTARSNGIRKDHTMDERLDIEQATEVAIKYLKRLKDKFGTWTLALAAYNCGEGSLKREMKKQGVTDYYRLNLPLETERFIFRIAAIKIVMDNPMRYGYSLPKEEIYRPIECDTVSVNIRVPLHITDVAQALGTDFKVLRELNHKIPGYYLPTGSYTIKVPSGQGSKMADVLNDLTKVASRRMQHDSYYVVRRGDTLNHIARRRKVTVATLKKLNSIQGSLIMVGQRLRLIP; from the coding sequence ATGCGTGCATTACTCTTTTCTTCACGACTGACTGTTTTGCTTATGGCCCTCACTTTCCTTATGGTGGCGCCTCCGTCTTCTGCCTTCCCTGCCCAAGAAGGCGCTTATCTTGTTTTTCATAATTTCTCCCCTCCAGAATCCCTAACCCTGTGCGGTGAGCCAATGCCCCTTGAAAACCGCCGCGTTTGGGAAATGCTTGACCGTGAATTTACCATAACTGTCTGGGACCGAGCCCAAGTGTTCATGTGGCTTAAGCGGTCAGGACGTTATTTCCCATACGTGGAAAGGAGGCTGGCCGAGGAGGGCATGCCTGACGACCTGAAGTACCTTGCGGTGGCTGAGAGTTCTCTTCTCACGCATGCCCGATCCAGCGACGGCGCCAGGGGACCATGGCAGTTAATGACCCGTACTGCCCGATCCAATGGCATTCGCAAGGACCACACCATGGACGAACGGCTGGACATCGAGCAGGCCACTGAGGTGGCCATTAAGTACCTTAAGCGTCTTAAGGATAAGTTCGGTACGTGGACATTGGCGTTAGCCGCATACAATTGCGGAGAAGGATCTCTGAAAAGAGAAATGAAGAAGCAGGGAGTCACTGACTACTACAGGCTCAACCTGCCCCTTGAGACCGAGCGATTCATCTTCCGCATTGCGGCTATCAAGATTGTTATGGACAATCCGATGCGCTATGGATACAGCCTGCCAAAGGAAGAGATCTACAGACCTATCGAGTGCGATACCGTGTCGGTCAACATCCGGGTCCCCCTCCACATAACGGATGTTGCCCAAGCCCTTGGCACGGACTTTAAAGTTCTCAGGGAGCTCAATCACAAGATCCCCGGCTATTATCTGCCCACCGGATCTTACACAATTAAGGTTCCGTCCGGGCAGGGTTCCAAGATGGCCGATGTTCTGAATGATCTCACCAAAGTCGCTTCCCGTCGCATGCAACATGATTCCTATTATGTGGTTCGGAGGGGCGACACCTTGAACCATATTGCCAGACGAAGGAAGGTCACTGTAGCGACCCTAAAAAAACTCAACAGCATCCAAGGTTCTCTGATCATGGTGGGGCAAAGGCTCCGGCTGATCCCTTAG
- a CDS encoding chemotaxis protein CheW, whose amino-acid sequence MTVDLEMKILLVEDSKLTRKMEVKILKEVGFANIVEADDGDAAIQMLQKDEDVRLIISDWNMPNKGGYDLLLWVRADEKWKDAPFIMATAQAEKKQTLKAKEAGVSSFITKPFSAQELKIVIEETFGAKKDGEGEDVGKARLPQKAASGKVRLSVAHIQITDHLTLGVLKHLIATEKLAPKHFELETQCMSSWNPLQKALEKGDIDAAFILAPIAMDLFSFHVPIKLVLLAHKNGSICVSNKKGSNKGSLQQFFKGKSFYIPHMLSIHHMLSTMFLRQLGLKPGVAGQEGVDVCFEVVPPVKMPEFLAKNPEVGGYTVAEPLGTKAIAANSGDLMFLSAELWQYHPCCVVAVRDELINAHPEVVQELTTMLVQSGQFIAQRPDKAAEIAVDFLDPQNILGLKVPVLKNVLKEPQGIKTDDLFPVIEDLDRIQRYMVEEMGVGTLIDLKNFVDTRFAEVACDTAGSVRRSSNFHDLSKVVSRIVDRHTSDLDTKNMLAQEGKNLIFALDHQEYGISITSVKEIIGMTPIRTIPQTPPFFKGVINLRNKVIPVIDLRLKFGLEELGYNERTCIIIVEVNGNSDKMEVGMVVDSVSEVLNLTGEDIEKTPSFGVDVDTEVILGMAKTEKGVRILLGTDRLLSHGETEMLEAMS is encoded by the coding sequence ATGACGGTAGATCTTGAAATGAAAATCCTGTTGGTCGAAGATTCCAAACTTACCCGGAAGATGGAAGTGAAGATTCTCAAGGAAGTGGGCTTCGCCAATATCGTTGAAGCTGATGATGGTGATGCGGCCATCCAGATGCTCCAAAAAGACGAAGATGTTCGTCTTATTATCAGCGACTGGAATATGCCCAACAAGGGAGGCTATGACCTGCTGCTTTGGGTTAGGGCGGATGAAAAGTGGAAGGACGCGCCTTTCATTATGGCAACGGCCCAGGCAGAAAAAAAACAGACTCTTAAGGCCAAAGAGGCAGGTGTAAGTAGTTTTATTACCAAGCCATTTTCAGCACAGGAGCTGAAAATCGTGATTGAAGAAACCTTTGGGGCAAAAAAGGATGGTGAAGGTGAAGATGTCGGAAAAGCAAGGCTTCCCCAAAAGGCTGCTTCCGGAAAGGTGCGATTGAGCGTAGCCCACATTCAGATCACCGATCATCTAACCCTCGGGGTTTTAAAGCATTTGATTGCAACCGAAAAGCTTGCCCCAAAGCATTTTGAACTGGAAACGCAATGCATGTCGAGTTGGAACCCCCTGCAAAAAGCCCTCGAAAAGGGCGATATTGATGCGGCCTTCATTCTGGCCCCGATTGCCATGGATCTTTTCAGTTTCCATGTGCCGATAAAATTGGTTCTTTTGGCCCACAAAAACGGCAGTATCTGCGTGAGCAACAAGAAAGGTTCAAACAAAGGATCTCTACAACAGTTTTTTAAAGGTAAGAGCTTTTACATCCCTCATATGCTTTCGATTCATCACATGCTTTCAACGATGTTCTTGCGACAGCTCGGTCTCAAGCCGGGAGTAGCAGGCCAGGAAGGCGTCGATGTCTGCTTTGAGGTAGTCCCACCAGTCAAGATGCCGGAGTTTCTGGCAAAAAATCCTGAGGTAGGTGGATACACTGTAGCAGAGCCTTTGGGCACGAAGGCCATCGCGGCAAACAGTGGAGATCTTATGTTTCTTTCGGCAGAGCTTTGGCAATATCATCCCTGTTGTGTAGTTGCAGTGCGAGACGAACTTATCAACGCCCATCCTGAGGTGGTCCAGGAACTCACCACAATGTTGGTACAGTCCGGGCAGTTCATTGCTCAACGACCGGACAAAGCCGCAGAAATCGCCGTTGATTTTTTGGATCCTCAAAACATATTGGGTCTCAAGGTTCCAGTACTAAAGAATGTCCTTAAAGAACCTCAAGGGATAAAGACAGATGATCTATTTCCCGTCATTGAAGACCTCGATAGGATTCAGCGATACATGGTCGAGGAAATGGGTGTCGGGACATTGATTGATCTGAAAAATTTTGTGGACACGCGGTTTGCCGAGGTTGCTTGTGATACCGCTGGTTCAGTCAGACGCTCGTCCAACTTCCATGACCTGTCCAAAGTCGTATCAAGGATTGTTGATCGCCACACAAGCGATCTTGATACAAAGAACATGTTGGCACAGGAAGGAAAAAATCTTATCTTCGCTCTGGACCATCAAGAGTACGGTATCAGTATCACCTCTGTAAAAGAGATCATCGGGATGACGCCCATACGTACTATACCACAAACTCCTCCTTTTTTTAAAGGAGTCATCAATCTGCGGAATAAGGTGATTCCGGTGATCGATCTGAGGCTTAAGTTTGGCCTGGAAGAGTTGGGCTATAATGAGCGAACATGTATTATTATTGTGGAGGTCAATGGGAATTCCGACAAGATGGAAGTTGGCATGGTGGTCGACTCGGTCTCCGAGGTTCTGAACCTCACAGGCGAAGATATTGAAAAGACTCCATCGTTTGGAGTCGACGTGGACACAGAAGTGATCCTTGGCATGGCCAAGACTGAAAAAGGGGTAAGAATTCTGCTCGGCACAGACCGATTGCTGAGTCATGGAGAGACTGAAATGCTGGAGGCAATGAGCTAA
- a CDS encoding protein-glutamate O-methyltransferase CheR, which yields MSVIGSELSDRDFWRFSALVHEKCGIELHGGKKELVRARLSKRLREGGFKDFRTYYNFVLEDDSGDELVRMLDAVSTNLTSFFREEKHFDFLKNTLLPSCVAENGRYKKLRAWSAGCSSGEEPYSLAICVLEYFGDSQPFDTKMLATDISTKVLARAKTGIYSSDRLAKIPKPTLRKYFQKGYGSQEGRFRVKRSIRDMIKFQRFNLMDSFPFRGTFNFIFCRNVMIYFNKQTQQMLVNKFYDCLVDGGYLLIGHSESLTGIDHGFKYIKPTVYHKQ from the coding sequence ATCAGCGTGATTGGTTCAGAGTTGTCAGATCGCGATTTCTGGCGTTTCAGCGCCCTGGTTCATGAGAAGTGCGGCATCGAACTGCACGGGGGCAAGAAAGAATTGGTCCGTGCCAGGCTGAGCAAGCGGCTGCGTGAGGGAGGTTTCAAGGATTTTCGGACCTATTACAACTTCGTGCTGGAAGATGACAGTGGAGACGAGCTGGTAAGGATGCTCGACGCAGTCTCCACAAATCTAACCAGCTTTTTTCGAGAGGAAAAGCACTTTGATTTCTTAAAAAACACGCTTCTTCCTTCATGTGTTGCCGAAAACGGACGCTACAAAAAGCTGCGTGCATGGAGTGCAGGATGTTCCAGTGGTGAAGAGCCCTATTCTCTGGCCATATGTGTGTTGGAATACTTCGGCGACAGCCAGCCTTTTGATACGAAGATGCTAGCCACTGACATTTCCACCAAGGTTCTGGCACGGGCAAAGACCGGGATCTACAGCTCGGATCGGCTCGCGAAAATCCCAAAACCCACACTCAGGAAGTATTTCCAGAAAGGCTACGGAAGCCAGGAAGGTCGTTTTCGGGTCAAACGATCCATAAGGGACATGATCAAATTTCAGCGGTTCAATCTCATGGACTCCTTTCCATTTCGAGGAACTTTCAATTTTATTTTCTGCCGCAATGTCATGATCTACTTTAACAAACAGACTCAACAAATGCTGGTCAACAAGTTCTATGATTGTCTTGTGGACGGCGGTTACCTGCTTATTGGACATTCAGAGAGCTTGACGGGTATTGACCATGGTTTCAAATACATCAAGCCAACTGTGTATCACAAGCAGTAA